One genomic region from Haloterrigena gelatinilytica encodes:
- a CDS encoding histidine kinase N-terminal 7TM domain-containing protein encodes MALAHELIPLIYAVAAVTAAALGVVVWGHREKTGAVPLVVAVVGAAIWAGSLFARSAVDHVSLSVFFLRFLYVGVGASVLGSFLFVLAYTGREHLLTRRTIALLSIEPVLLAAFAFANPGDLFFESISRDPTVVGGIGFQWGPAFDVHLVYSYCLSLAGTILILEFLHNSRSLYRGQAAMLVGASASPLLTNVVYTLDVLGSIAIDTTPIGFILAGALYSVAIVRYRLVDIAPIARDRVLDTVTDGVFVVDTENRLIDVNPAGRALLEEFDESPIGTDLDSLFADRPELRDEFRGLRDRPVETERELALRDGHFHVRTTPIEDGRDRHVGWLFVVRDITERKRREAELQRQNERLERFADLVSHDLRNPLNVADGYLDLARETEDEEYLDEIERSHERMEAIIDDVLALAREGADVTDPERVDLAVVAERAWVSVDTGDATLTIEESTTVLADRRRLLRLLENLFRNAIDHGRPADGSADPEDSSDPTEPSLTVSVGAVGTNPVRGFFVADDGRGLSDDRDRVFEEGYTTDPEGTGLGLSIVEEIATAHGWAIEAVESADGGARFEFRGVEIDDRDAAVPTAD; translated from the coding sequence GTGGCACTCGCTCACGAGCTGATCCCGCTTATCTACGCCGTCGCGGCGGTGACTGCCGCCGCGCTCGGCGTCGTCGTCTGGGGCCATCGAGAGAAAACCGGTGCCGTACCGCTGGTCGTCGCGGTGGTCGGTGCGGCCATCTGGGCTGGATCGCTGTTCGCGCGCTCCGCGGTCGATCACGTCTCGCTGTCGGTGTTCTTCCTCCGATTTCTCTACGTCGGTGTCGGAGCCAGCGTCCTCGGCTCGTTCCTGTTCGTCCTCGCGTACACCGGCCGCGAGCACCTCCTCACGCGACGGACGATCGCGCTCCTCTCGATCGAGCCAGTGCTCCTCGCGGCGTTCGCGTTCGCGAATCCCGGCGACCTGTTTTTCGAATCGATCTCCCGCGATCCGACGGTCGTCGGCGGTATCGGCTTTCAGTGGGGCCCCGCGTTCGACGTCCACCTCGTCTACTCGTACTGTCTCTCCCTCGCCGGAACGATACTAATCCTCGAGTTCCTGCACAACTCCCGGTCGCTATACCGGGGGCAAGCCGCGATGCTGGTCGGCGCGTCCGCGTCCCCGCTACTGACGAACGTGGTCTACACCCTCGACGTCCTCGGGTCGATCGCCATCGATACGACGCCGATCGGATTCATCCTCGCGGGTGCGCTGTATTCGGTCGCGATCGTCCGCTACCGGCTGGTCGATATCGCTCCGATCGCCCGCGATCGCGTTCTCGATACCGTCACCGACGGCGTTTTCGTCGTCGATACTGAGAATCGCCTCATCGACGTCAATCCCGCCGGCCGAGCGCTGCTCGAGGAGTTCGACGAGTCGCCGATCGGGACGGATCTCGACTCGCTGTTCGCCGATCGCCCCGAGTTACGGGACGAATTCCGCGGTCTCAGGGATCGTCCCGTCGAGACCGAACGCGAACTGGCACTGCGCGACGGGCACTTTCACGTTCGGACGACGCCGATCGAAGACGGGCGCGACCGCCACGTCGGCTGGCTGTTCGTCGTCCGCGATATCACCGAACGCAAGCGCCGGGAAGCCGAGTTACAGCGCCAGAACGAACGCCTCGAGCGGTTCGCCGATCTCGTCTCCCACGACCTTCGCAATCCGTTGAACGTCGCGGACGGTTACCTCGACCTCGCCCGCGAGACCGAAGATGAGGAATACCTCGACGAGATCGAACGATCCCACGAGCGGATGGAGGCGATCATCGACGACGTCCTCGCGCTCGCTCGTGAGGGAGCGGACGTGACCGATCCGGAGCGCGTCGACCTGGCGGTGGTGGCCGAGCGAGCCTGGGTGAGTGTCGACACCGGCGACGCGACGCTGACGATCGAGGAGTCGACGACCGTCCTCGCCGACCGACGGCGACTGCTCCGACTCCTCGAAAACCTCTTCCGGAACGCCATCGACCACGGGCGTCCGGCGGACGGCTCCGCCGACCCGGAGGACTCGAGCGATCCGACGGAGCCGTCGCTGACCGTTTCCGTCGGTGCGGTCGGAACGAATCCGGTACGCGGCTTTTTCGTCGCGGACGACGGTCGCGGGCTCTCCGACGACCGCGACCGCGTCTTCGAGGAGGGGTACACGACCGACCCGGAGGGGACGGGCCTCGGACTGAGCATCGTCGAGGAGATCGCGACCGCCCACGGGTGGGCGATCGAGGCCGTCGAAAGCGCCGACGGCGGCGCCAGATTCGAGTTCCGCGGCGTCGAGATCGACGACCGGGACGCGGCCGTCCCGACCGCTGACTGA
- a CDS encoding DUF5827 family protein — translation MPVPKDEFESLPPCDFYTPAELLEDDQMYTVYEIARLLQGLEPDAEIDEGTESILLDWAIPWVMNNADDLVVAEPRSDDEPGYYGLKE, via the coding sequence ATGCCCGTTCCGAAGGACGAGTTCGAGAGTCTCCCGCCCTGTGACTTCTACACGCCGGCGGAGTTGCTCGAGGACGACCAGATGTACACCGTCTACGAGATCGCCCGCCTCCTGCAGGGGTTAGAGCCCGACGCCGAGATCGACGAAGGCACCGAGAGCATCCTGCTCGACTGGGCGATTCCCTGGGTGATGAACAACGCGGACGATCTCGTGGTCGCCGAGCCGCGATCCGACGACGAACCCGGCTACTACGGCCTGAAAGAATGA
- a CDS encoding ATPase, translated as MILLVVGADRVDAGKTTFSVGLLERTGAVGYKPRAGNDYWFDHDDCRTALADDRLYGKDAKRLAAAEGRGREPETLNPVHRLWRPTPGDGTGLLGKADREFLVDRVGRPGDDDPTFVRNATADIPDAVADALPLEDAVAVETVAEFNEIAERRYVPAFEGLAAEVESTEVAVVESYSDIARPLQSLDPAAISAVAAVEPGRVRIYPSDRYCRACEIASSSPKDGALEKRVPDVLEYLDPIDRIRLPPLGSDERAEPARIARAYSDAYDALLEAARAV; from the coding sequence ATGATCCTCCTCGTGGTCGGTGCCGATCGCGTCGACGCCGGCAAGACCACGTTCTCGGTCGGCCTGCTCGAGCGAACCGGCGCGGTCGGCTACAAGCCCCGGGCCGGCAACGACTACTGGTTCGACCACGACGACTGCCGGACGGCGCTGGCCGACGACCGCCTCTACGGGAAGGACGCGAAACGCCTCGCGGCCGCGGAGGGACGCGGCCGCGAGCCGGAAACCCTCAATCCCGTCCACCGCCTCTGGCGTCCCACGCCCGGCGACGGGACCGGACTCCTCGGGAAGGCCGATCGCGAGTTCCTCGTCGATCGCGTCGGCCGCCCGGGCGACGACGATCCGACGTTCGTGCGCAACGCGACCGCGGATATTCCGGACGCAGTCGCCGACGCGCTCCCGCTCGAGGACGCCGTCGCCGTCGAGACCGTCGCGGAGTTCAACGAGATCGCCGAGCGGCGGTACGTCCCCGCATTCGAGGGGCTGGCCGCCGAGGTCGAATCGACGGAGGTCGCGGTCGTCGAATCCTACAGCGATATCGCGCGACCGCTCCAGTCGCTCGATCCCGCGGCGATCAGCGCCGTCGCGGCCGTCGAACCCGGCCGCGTCCGGATCTACCCGAGCGATCGCTACTGCCGGGCCTGCGAGATCGCCAGTTCGAGCCCGAAAGACGGCGCGCTCGAGAAGCGCGTCCCCGACGTGCTCGAATACCTCGATCCGATCGACCGGATTCGCCTGCCGCCGCTCGGGAGCGACGAGCGGGCGGAGCCGGCGCGGATCGCTCGCGCGTATTCTGACGCCTACGACGCGCTGCTCGAGGCGGCTCGAGCGGTCTGA